One Lutzomyia longipalpis isolate SR_M1_2022 chromosome 4, ASM2433408v1 DNA segment encodes these proteins:
- the LOC129795259 gene encoding probable cytochrome P450 6g2, producing the protein MVLVEVIAGLFVAIWLLAQWWQRSAKNYWKKIGIPYIPGRPFIGSGFVFKQSMGEFFMDLYNDPGTKNEPIAGFYFFHKPSLLIRDPELIKRILVTDFNVFMDRIFSSDPISDTVGVNLLPMVKGEKWKKVRFGISPVFTGNKLKNFFLIVKQTCDEFDVKLAADTAKGTAEYDVKHLSGLLTVDMIAQCFFGVKANSLTNPKSEFYENANAMTEFTLRQTFAFFCGGFFPEYAQTLKITLFPRSVNKFLQETINYVMSNREASGVKCNDLIDILITMKKTQKEIFDGDVLVGQAATFLAAGYETTSSAISFALYSLAKHPEVQEKLRKEILEEIEKSGGVTYEGIHNLEYTNMVIQETLRMYPSLTVLDRIYMPQDNEPYSLEPHHPSSIPKGISVYIPTFGIHRDPNFYPNPETFNPERFRDISNDPQSKYMFLSFGLGPRQCLGARFGMIQMKMALISILRNYRVECCAKTPEKIRIDSKAIILQSKDPIQLIFRKL; encoded by the exons ATGGTGCTCGTGGAAGTGATTGCGGGGTTATTTGTTGCAATTTGGCTGCTAGCGCAATGGTGGCAGAGATCTGCAAAGAattattggaagaaaattgggATTCCCTACATACCTGGTCGCCCATTTATCGGATCTGGGTTTGTCTTTAAACAGAGCATGGGAGAATTCTTTATGGATTTATACAATGATCCTGGAACGAAGAATGAGCCAATTGCTGGGTTTTACTTCTTCCATAAACCAAGCCTCCTCATACGTGATCCTGAACTTATAAAACGGATTTTAGTGACGGATTTTAACGTATTCATGGAcag aattttttcttcagatCCCATCTCTGACACCGTTGGAGTTAATTTGCTGCCAATGGTTAAAGGGGAGAAATGGAAGAAGGTCCGATTTGGTATTTCGCCAGTATTCAcgggaaataaattgaagaatttcttcttgatcGTTAAACAAACCTGCGATGAATTTGATGTAAAATTAGCAGCAGACACCGCAAAAGGCACCGCGGAGTACGATGTGAAGCACCTGAGTGGCCTTTTGACCGTTGACATGATAGCTCAGTGCTTTTTTGGCGTCAAAGCAAACTCCTTGACGAATCCCAAATCGGAATTCTATGAAAATGCAAATGCAATGACGGAATTTACATTAAGACAGACATTTGCATTCTTCTGTGGAGGTTTCTTCCCAGAATACGCTCAGACGCTGAAGATCACCCTGTTCCCACGATCAGTTAATAAATTCCTCCAGGAAACCATTAACTACGTCATGAGCAATCGTGAAGCAAGTGGTGTGAAGTGCAatgatttaattgatattCTCATTACAATGAAAAAGACGCAAAAGGAGATATTTGATGGAGATGTCCTTGTTGGACAGGCAGCTACATTCCTTGCAGCTGGATATGAAACAAC TTCGTCTGCAATATCCTTCGCACTGTACTCACTTGCAAAGCATCCGGAAGTTCAGGAGAAGCTTCGAAAGGAAATTCTcgaggaaattgaaaaatcaggCGGTGTGACGTATGAAGGGATTCATAATCTGGAGTACACCAACATGGTTATCCAAG AAACCCTTCGTATGTACCCATCCTTGACGGTGCTGGACCGAATTTACATGCCGCAAGACAATGAACCCTACTCCCTGGAGCCACATCATCCATCTTCAATCCCAAAAGGAATATCAGTCTATATTCCGACCTTTGGCATACACAGAGATCCGAATTTCTATCCAAACCCCGAAACATTCAACCCCGAGAGATTTCGTGACATCAGCAATGATCCCCAGAGCAAGTACATGTTCCTGTCATTTGGATTAGGACCACGGCAGTGCTTAGGGGCGCGTTTTGGGATGATTCAGATGAAAATGGCCCTCATTTCCATTCTAAGGAACTACAGAGTTGAATGTTGTGCAAAAACCCCAGAAAAGATAAGAATTGATTCAAAGGCAATCATTTTGCAGTCCAAAGAtccaattcaattaatttttagaaaactttaa